The DNA segment CCTTCCCTCCACAATTTACCCACTGTGACCTTGCAAATTTGTCTTAAAAACTGTCAACTAACAAAATTTTGCGGtgacaatttttcttgatAAATTTCTGATCGACAAGCTTTCGTTGAACACAGAAAATTATCAAGGGTAAGATCCCAAGACCTTCGAATTTTAtcgacaaatttttattttacacaatttttcttagCAACAATATGAGggctataaaaaaaaatgatttcatataaatgttcatcaagtgagctgtgcatttgtaaaagcacctttaatttagttacattacaaaagtcacatttatgaaggtcatgtccaataaatctttacttagtaaaaatacaaagacaaaaacaaataagaattactttaatttaatcagtaaaaagacgtaacattgcttttgaaatcagcaatgttaaaatggacaaaaactgaaaaattagtcaaatcgggttcgcgcagagcaagcaactttgaaagtcaaagtcactagctttagctttaataccaacagaaaatcagattttcatggcttgcttagatgcacatttatatgaaattgagtatactcgtgtcaaaaatggattactccctagaattcgaacttttagggaaataatgtttttcatgttgtgtgtaactagaattttcaaaagttattttgaatgcctaaggttggttactttgaattgagagattaaatccaaataaatatgccgccagtaaccaaaattgattgtgaaacgaaaaatcatctatcacttagcatttgcaactgttacaattaatttgctgtcttacatttttgggatatcttttgtttgtcaccagaaaccacatagcctccaacctaaccaaatttatgacaacctagtaacgaatatccctaaatcctagggagtaatccatttttgacacgagattATAACTGCATTTTTGCCTGATGTCGGTCGGTTCCAGTGTTGTTATTGCTCAAAGTAACAAAGCTTGCGTATGCTAAAGTAAACATTTATCTAGAGAAAATTGGAAGGTCGCGAGATATTTGATTAGATCATTTcctaaccaaatttaaaaatacaagaaaacttttttttttgccaaataAGCAAACAGGAAGAGGGCATTTATTGTTGTATTGATTGGTAATTTTCAAGTGTTTTAATTCGTGAACGATAAACGTTCAATCAAATTGGACAGACAATGGAAATATTCGGATAAAAAAGCTGTTGTAATTAaggtggaaaataatttaatatcaCAGAACATTTCACAcactaataaattttttatttattacgataggttaataaaaactaatgaaaattaaatcgcATTGAAAAATTTTGCGTCCAGTTTGTatctgtaaaattttaacgttATTAGGAACCTAattcaattaaataaaaattttcatacacTACGAAATAAAATGATTCTGATCAAGcgttgaaataattatttcaattaaaccTATTCGCTTATTAAAATACAGCAGGTAGACAAGTTTTGAAGTTGAAGTTGGCTCAATCCCCTCGAATTCTATTTTAGTTACCCATTCCCGAATTTTCTACAACGCCctgtaattttctaaaataatgtGGAATGTACGGGAATGCTTCAGAGCTTTGTGGAAAATTCTGCAACGTTCTAGAATAACGAATTTTAGAATGTCAATCGACCACTCCCTGAAACATCCACTGCAGAAAATGCCACAACAAACATTGATTTTTCTGCGAAACTTTCAACCACAACAACAaccaaaaaaacaaacaagaaagAAAACCTACGCGTTTTGATGTGGTTTGTTACATTTGAAATTATCATTTATAACCTAGATGACATCCGCACAGCAGAGAGAGTTTTATCTAAGATCCTTGGGCAATTTTTGCACAAGAGATTCATTTGAAACATTCAAAACGTGGGACAGATGTGACCCGCAACGACAAAGagaaaaattttcaggtgGGTGCCGAAAAAACTCTCATTTGCCTCTGGcattttgcataattttttcACGAATCACCACCAACGTTGCCACTTTTTGTCCGTCCGATAAAAACACAATAGTCCGAAAAAAACAACCTACGGCAATCTCCACGTGCTAGTCGCAGTCGACATGTTCAAATCATGGAAGCGAAAATAGTGAACGACATAAAGAAAGAGCTAGAATGTCCGGTGTGCTTCGAATTCATGCTGGACACGATCCGGATCTGCAACACCGGACACAGCTTCTGCGACTTGTGCGCCAAACAACTGAGAAAATGTCCTTTGTGCAAAGCGAGAATATCGATGGACCGCCGCAACCTCCTCCTCGAGCAGGTGGCAAAAGAATTCTTCAAGGATCCGACCGGCTTTGTCCGAAAATTTCGGGAGGGCGAAGAGTCGGAGGAGCTCGGGACGAGCAGTAAGGGCAAGAGGTGCAAGGAATGCGACAAGGCCAAGAGGTGCAGTAAAGGCAGGAAATCCTAAGTCCTAAGTTTTTCTGTACACGTTTCAATTGTAATTTTGTCccgaataaaatgattttactTTGGGGCGGTGTAATTGATTTCGACGCGAAGCAACCGACCGCTTcgcactttttgtttttaaataaacctcTTACGTCTAAAAATATGAGGAGCAAACTAAACATTGCAAACCTTGCGAGTGCGGAAAGTCCACGACTTAAATTTACACCGACCATATTTTAACAATTCCCATCGAGTTAAAAACGGGCTATTACTCATAAACCAAACATTGCAAGCGAATTGTTGACAACTTATAAAGTCCATCAAACCTGGCTCTCATTGGACAATTCCATTCGTGGAACTGACTCAGATTCTTAATTTATCCTCGCCGATAAAATCGTAATCGAATAGAGAAGAAAAGCGTCTCTTTCACGTTCATGAGCGCAACGTGGTGAGGTGAAAATGGCCAGACTTGGCAAACGTCGCCTTCGGTTCGGAAAGGAAGAAGCGAATAATTAATTCTGGTAGGTGGTCTGCCCACTGACAATAAGCACCGGCGTAATAACCTGTTATGGTTAGTTAGCGCTAGAGGACTAATTGCGATTTGTTTTCCGAGAACCGCTGAAGTGACGGCAAGGACAAAGTGTGGCGCTGCAATCGATAAAGTGTCGGTCGATTTGGGGGAAGAACAGGCGGAGGAGAGCGTCCTTCCGGTGTTCGCATCCGGTACACTACAAACTAGCAAAGCGGGGTGCAAAAAGCGGATAAAATGAATGGGTGCGTTATGCGTTAGGTAtttcgattaaaaaatactcactaCACCTGAGCTCAGTGGGGTAGAAGCTACCTAGGTGCGAGGGTTAGACAGCATCCtgtgaaaagaaaaacaacgCCACACATCACACCATGTACAGTACTACTCTAGAGTGGACTGTCACCAGCTGTTAGTGTACAAGACGCGTACAGAGTAGAATGTATTAATTGGCAAGTGTGCAGTGTTAGTTCTACGGCTTGGAATCTGAATGGGTTTCTCTTTGCCAATGTTTACATCGCGCCGAGGGGGCAGCGCGACGGTGCACTTGCGGCCGAATGCAGCGCCGATGTTACTCCCGTCTCCCAAAATAACGTTTGGCAGGTCGGAGGGGCTCAGGTGCGAATCGCGAGAGTCGCCGAGTGAGTGGCGCTCTATAAATAGGGGCCGGAAGCCCCCCGATCGGAGTTTCACCGATCGTGCGAAAATCTCGCGACGTCCCCCTTGCCTCGGCTCCTGGCGCGCCTCCAAAAACGTCCACTTTACAACTGGAAAAACCGGACGGGGCGCCGCGTCGGGAAACTTCCACCGCATCGGGGATCGGAAAATGCGGCTCGCGCATGCGACTGGCAAAGAAAAACCGTCGTCACGAGGAAATTCGCGATTAATCGTTTGAGGTTAGAACTGTGTCAATAGAATTACTTACAAAAGCTGGACGGGAAAAAGGCATCGTTAACAGTCTTGAGCCCCTGGAGTCTCGCGCCAACCCTTACCGGCTATCTACGCATACGACACCACCAAATCTGTTAGTTTCGCACGGTTTCTACTTGTCAGGAAgccaaaatttacaaattcgtCTGAAATTCGCAAAGATGAACACCAAGGAATCATCTGGAACTCGTTCGGGCTATCTCAGACGCACGGCCGCGACTTTCCGCACTACACCGACGCCAAAAACAACACCCGAGTAGGTCGACGCTCGATCGAAACTGTTTTTCTGGCGAATCTAGGGACTTTCGcgtttgtcccagttttttgacagtttcaatCGGTGGCGGTACCGACTCGATCCGACCCaaacaaaacttttgaaaacTTGGGGTAAGTCAATCTCGATCGATCGATCAATTCACGATCGCTGCACGTGAAATACACTCTCTTCCAGTCCAGCCGATCGTGATGAACAGAGTTCGGTGCGCGATTTGCCGGCAACAgttgccaacattaaaaacactaaagtccCACTATGCCACCAgacattcaaaatttcaaattatcagGGAGCTTTTGAAAAATAGCGTCCTAAACAGCACACCCAGCGTGCTGAGGCGACCCAACAAGCGCCGCAACCACGACAAATACAAAACGATTTATCTGCACGACAAAGTACAAATCACCTACAGCAATGACACCATTGTGATCGAAGATGAGAGCAGCAATGACAACTTAATCGAGCTGAGTTTCAGCGATCCCCAAAACGCTAAAGACGGCGCCCACCGGGCGTCCGACAAAAACAAGTTGATCTCGTTGGCGCGTCCTGACGGTAGGCGTCGCTctaggaaaaacaaaaagtccAAAAAGCTCTTCCGCATTGGCATCAGGAAGATCACGGAGACGCCGAGATCGCTGCACGAGCACACCGGCGAGTTCTACGAGTGCCACTGCATGGAAAAGAGCTCGCAGAAGAGTTCCGACACCGAGTCGGGCTCCGACACCGGCAAAGCGTTCTACTGTAATTTCTGCGGCAGCGGCTACCAGACCGTCGCCGAGTTGACCGAGCACGAGACCCACCACCAGTACTATTGCAAGCTATGCGACCAGGCCTTCACGTTTCCCAACCACAAGGAACACCTCGAGCAGCACCTGTTGCGAATCTACGTCTGCCACCTGTGCGGCTTCGAATTCGTCTGCAAGGAGGTGTTGGTGGGACATCTGGGCTACCACTTCGAGCAGCAAACATTCGAGAACATTCTCAACATGGAGCAGGACTACAACATGTACGGCTTCTGCAACACGAACTTTTCCGCCGGCGATTACCGTTCCAACATCAACAACATTCTCTTCTTCCTGACCTATCCCTACGACCACTACTACAGCCGCAACATGTTCATGAAGGTCGTCTGCGACATTTGCTACCAAGAGTTTTACGTCTACGATTACGACAGACACCTCAAAGCCCACTTTTTGCACTGAGTCGTGCACTTTTCGAGCTTTAGGCCAAAGGGGAACCACCGAAAAGTCTGTGATCCAAAGAAACGTCCATTTGAGTTGAGTTTTTGTTTAGAATAgggtttaatttattgttgttgaattttggaatagaatattttttcagttggtCGTGGGAATTTTTTTAGACGATCATTTTCCAAAACGGGACAAGTTTCTACTTGTCCTCCACGATtcggtgtattgttggttgcgtaTCAGACGAAAATCTATACACTTCAAGTTGCGGGGGTGGTTTGATGCGACGCAAAAGAAGACACAGTACGTCAGTTATGTGCagaagtaatttattatattattataatgttaAGGCTTGGTCTTAGTGATAACACCTGATTTTATAATATTACAATGTAACTGTACAATTGTTGAAACGTAATGTAATCGTCAGTCGTAATACACAATGCAACGTCTGTTTGTAAACGATCGGATAGCCATTGAGACGATGATTTCTGTAAAAAGCGTTACAAAAGTGTCGATTTTGCGAACACGAGAAATGAAAGAGCAACTTTTGTACAATTGCAGTGTACGTTGATATTTGAGTATCAGTCGAAATGTCGAAAAAATCATATCCCTCATGCCTACACAAATATAAATAGCTactgtattttataaaatcgaCTTTACATCATCGGCTATGATACGGACAAAATTTCACGGGAGATCACATGATGGATTTGTCAAAAATCGAAATGAACGAGACATAGTGAGAGATAGAGAGACCATGCGACTGGGGCGAGGGGGCAAACGATAAACGCAACTTCTACAGACGTTACGATCATTACATCATAATATATATCGTGGGTAAGTCGATTAGCGACGGGTTCCGCCAACGTTCCGAAGAAACGAGAAGACGAAGCTCGAACGAAAAACTGTCCGCGACGATTATTTGTTTTGGCCGTTTTGTTGGAACGTCGATCGGAACGTTGGCGCAGCCGTGGGCCCTAAAATTACAACAAAGTGAAATTTGTTATGTAGACAAATAAAGACTTTCATCTCAGAGTTgggtaattttacaaaaatcaacaTTAACACCACCATACTGCGTTTATATGTACACAATCATCCATGCTTAtataatttatacagagttttttttcttctataATAGTGATGAAAATATCTTCttgataaatttataattaaacacATATAAATGAGTCTATTGTAAATGGTTACATGTCCATCGATTCGCCGCGTTTCGACTGTTTGCTTCGACGGGTCGCATCGAGGGGGACGGGCGCAGACCCCAGCGCCCGCACCGGTCCCCCCCACTAGAAGGGTAACCGATTTGTGACGTGTCGAACTCAGACGGAAGGCTAAAACTTATCGTTACAACATTAAAGGGCACTTTTTGACCTGACCGCGTCGAAGCAGACATTCCAAGCATTTTCGGATCGACCAAGAGTCTCGGGGGCGTCGAACCAAGCAGTAGCAAACCAAGTTCATTGTAGCTGTTTTCGTTGCCAACataaatcaaatttcattGCACATATCTTATATAAATTAACGTCTTAAATGTACCGAGATATAGTTCGTATCACATGATTTAAAGATCAGTTGTAATAATCaacactgttttttttttgccatgGCTTTTTACGTCGTGCCTCTGACGTGTCCGTCAACTTTCCATTTATCACAAAACTGACGTCCGCTCGTTACACTCGCCACAATTATTAGATTCTTTGGGTGGTTTTTAACCCATCACCGGTGGGGATCGAGGGTTGGGGGGGTGGATCGGGGTCCCAAATAAACTCTCGACGAATCAAAACTGAACGATAACacagttttattaaataaaaacatttataaaaatatacctCACTCCAACAGAACTCAAGTACTTGCCAACGCAACAGAAACATGGCGCAAAGAAACGAAACAATAATACGGTTACAAAccgtaaaattatttgtcatACTATGGGTTCCTCccttttgaaattaatattttgagAAGCACAAAAATCCCGCGTGAACGGTATACAATTAAAGTACGAACAGATTTTGCAGTCGTAAACCGGTATGATGTAGAACAAGAGAACGAGACAGCTGAACAGGAACCCAGCCGACAGCAAGCACACCCATATCAGCGCTATTTTCTTGCGTCTCTCGTACACACCGAACGAAATGAACGGCAGCAGCGCGTACGACAACAAAAATCCGAACACGAAACCGAACAAATGAGCATAATTGTCGACCCAGGGCAGGAGACCGATCAGGAAGAGGGCTAGAGTGATGGAGAGGAGCTTACACAGGGCTTGGTTGGGGTGCTTCAGTATGGGCCACGAGTTGAGAACCTCGACGATCAGACAGGCCAACAGCCCGAACTGCGAACCGGCGGGGCCCACCTGAAACAACAAACTTAGCACCGGGATTCGCCCCGCCCAGCCCGACCACTCACGTCGGCCCTGTAGGGCACGAAGATGGCGCTGGCCAGATTGCCGGCCACGCCCGACCCCACGTAGATTATCCCGATTCGGAGGCTGCCGGTCAGCTTCTCGAGGTCGCGCATCAGGAAGTACTGGATGAGGACAGTGACGGCCAGCTGGAGGATGCCGGCGTGGAGGAAGAGGGACGTCCACAAGCGGTAGAATTGATCGGGCGTTTCGGCGAAGTAGAACGGCAACATTCCGCACACGTCGTTCAAGCAAGACACCtgcaaaattaataacaagGGTGAAAACTTTcatgataaaaattttatgttgtaTTTCGCTCCTTAATTAAATCCGGACGCCTCGCctgaataataattaattaacgtAATTTTTCGCCCGCACCCCTAACGACAGGACGAGATCGACGTTTCAAACGTCAAACGTCACTTTTGACAGCCGAAGGAAAGGGGCACATTATTGCGTCTGCGACCTCTTTTAATGGATTCAGTGGCAAGTTCAAGGTCTAGATCGAGACGGCTCCGACAATCAATCTTGTTTTCAAAGATTTTGATTCCTCAGCGGAATTAGCAGGGTCTAATTATCGACTTCATTTCTGGCCAGTCGACACTTTTCGGGGGTTGTTCAAACCTAAAAATCACTCTGCTTTTATTTTtcgcaacaaaaaaaacgaCAACAAATTGCCAAATAGACAAACCCGAACGTTTACCAGTTGTTTATTctgatattttattgtttactattaatttttcgaCCTTTGCGCGccatttcaattatttcacGTTGTACTTCATAAATATGAGCGGCGTCAATCAACAGAATCCGATAAAAAATAGGGCAGCTCCCGAAAGTGGATACCACGCACTTCAAATGCTTTATTTAGCTTCGACAAAAACCCAAATTTATGCGGCAAACAGGTATATTTGGATTGGCCGTcgttaattttccaaaagccGATCCCCTGCGTGGGATTTTACGACGACTCGGAATTTTTGCTGTGCAAACTGTCCCTCGAGCTCGTTCTAAAGTTTCGCCCCGACTTAAACGGCAATAACCTCGACTTTTCGTGGCCCAAACTTTCCTCCTCTTCTAAACTCGCAGCCGACGACGTGTTCAGCGGAGAAACTCCTCCAATATAATTAAACACCGATACATTTTTGCTCGAGTCGTCAAACCGAACGTAAAAATAACTTTCGCCATTCTAATGGCGCCCCTTACCGACCACCTGCTGCTCCAAATTAAACTCCAAGCAGTCGACAAGTTTCCTCGCACCCTGCAAGATGCACTCTCCACTCGCTGCAGTTACCTGCTTTACCGACCGCACCGATTTCACCGTCCGCCTCGGCTTTACCTGCGAACACAGCGACGCCTCTTCGTGAAACGCCCCCCTGACGAAGTCGCAGTACTCCTTGGTGGTGATCTTGCACTGGCCGTGGATGCCGATGCAGCAGGGGTGGCCGATCACTTCGCAGATCATGTGCTCGGCGCTCTTGTCCCTGCTGCCGCTGCGCTTCTGAATGGAGAACTGGGTGTTGGTCTTGCGGCAGATCGGCCACTTGGTGATGTCGTCGGGCCACTCGTACGGGTGCACGCTGGCCGGGGCGTCGCAGAACCTGCGATGAGTCGACAGTGAGATTATGAGCGAAGTATTGGCGGCGGCGAAAACCAGCTTTCTCAAACAAGAAATGGGACTTACTTTG comes from the Tenebrio molitor chromosome 9, icTenMoli1.1, whole genome shotgun sequence genome and includes:
- the LOC138138893 gene encoding zinc finger protein 331-like translates to MNRVRCAICRQQLPTLKTLKSHYATRHSKFQIIRELLKNSVLNSTPSVLRRPNKRRNHDKYKTIYLHDKVQITYSNDTIVIEDESSNDNLIELSFSDPQNAKDGAHRASDKNKLISLARPDGRRRSRKNKKSKKLFRIGIRKITETPRSLHEHTGEFYECHCMEKSSQKSSDTESGSDTGKAFYCNFCGSGYQTVAELTEHETHHQYYCKLCDQAFTFPNHKEHLEQHLLRIYVCHLCGFEFVCKEVLVGHLGYHFEQQTFENILNMEQDYNMYGFCNTNFSAGDYRSNINNILFFLTYPYDHYYSRNMFMKVVCDICYQEFYVYDYDRHLKAHFLH